The Erythrobacter sp. Alg231-14 genome has a segment encoding these proteins:
- a CDS encoding ABC transporter permease, producing the protein MFGATLLLSLREIRRHLLRSILTTLGIIIGVAAVVTMVTLGNGVTASVQEEISSLGASNFIVFPVRTDRGTRRPFYQDDVDAVQQQIAGVEVAAGTVQSNATAFYNGQDWDTQVTGADGAFLQAQSIALSEGRAFTSDEEVAGKNVCLVGPKVRETIFLPDVSPVGETMRLGEVSCNVVGVLEERGQGGGGADEDDVVFMPIKTVQRRFRGTDSLDYFVLKYDASYSSAVIQQSLVDLLRERRLLQGAEANDFNVIDTAQVNDALGAVTGALTAMVGVIASISLLVGGIGIMNIMLVSVTERTREIGIRLAIGALAREVRLQFLTEAVVLCALGGLAGLLLAFVASVLLAGAIDVPFIFDPTINILSFVFASSMGIVFGYYPARRASQLDPIDALRHE; encoded by the coding sequence ATGTTTGGGGCCACCCTGCTTCTTTCTCTGCGTGAGATACGGCGGCATTTGCTGCGTTCAATTCTAACCACATTAGGCATCATCATCGGCGTTGCGGCGGTCGTGACCATGGTCACGTTGGGCAATGGCGTTACGGCGTCCGTTCAAGAAGAGATCTCTTCATTGGGCGCGAGCAATTTCATTGTGTTCCCAGTGCGCACAGATCGCGGCACACGTAGGCCATTTTATCAAGACGATGTTGATGCGGTTCAACAACAGATCGCGGGTGTCGAGGTCGCGGCTGGTACAGTTCAATCCAACGCCACTGCGTTCTACAACGGCCAAGATTGGGACACGCAAGTGACAGGCGCGGATGGTGCTTTTCTTCAGGCGCAATCCATCGCCCTTTCCGAAGGGCGCGCATTCACAAGCGACGAAGAAGTGGCGGGCAAGAATGTCTGCCTGGTCGGTCCGAAAGTGCGCGAGACGATCTTCCTTCCCGATGTAAGCCCTGTCGGCGAAACGATGCGGTTGGGTGAGGTGTCGTGCAACGTTGTTGGTGTGCTCGAAGAACGCGGCCAAGGCGGCGGCGGGGCAGATGAAGACGATGTCGTCTTTATGCCGATCAAAACTGTCCAACGCCGGTTCCGCGGCACCGACTCGCTCGATTATTTCGTCTTGAAATACGATGCATCCTATTCATCCGCAGTGATCCAACAATCGCTTGTCGATCTGTTGCGAGAGCGGCGTTTGCTGCAAGGCGCCGAAGCGAACGATTTCAACGTCATCGACACCGCTCAGGTTAACGACGCCCTAGGCGCGGTCACCGGCGCCTTGACCGCCATGGTTGGCGTAATCGCCTCAATCAGCCTCCTTGTCGGTGGGATCGGAATTATGAACATCATGCTTGTTTCCGTGACCGAACGGACGCGCGAAATTGGTATTCGTTTGGCCATTGGCGCCTTGGCCCGCGAAGTCCGATTGCAGTTTTTGACCGAAGCGGTTGTGCTCTGCGCGCTTGGTGGACTTGCGGGCCTTTTGTTGGCGTTTGTTGCATCGGTCCTGTTGGCCGGCGCGATTGATGTGCCGTTTATTTTCGACCCCACGATCAATATTTTGAGCTTTGTTTTCGCATCATCCATGGGGATTGTGTTCGGGTATTACCCCGCCCGCCGCGCCTCACAGCTCGACCCGATCGATGCGCTCCGTCACGAGTGA
- a CDS encoding HlyD family efflux transporter periplasmic adaptor subunit, translated as MNTLLRPATLIIITISALLVGFIAWSQWAELDQVTRAPGKVVPFARVQIVQSEQDGAITQIAVREGEAVTAGQLLVELDKVQLEAAVRESRVKVAALESRMARINAELFDRPLTFPSSLDDFDEFVANQRQLFQRRRAALQSELATLSSLAELQQQELDLNMPLLDTGDVARSEIIRMQRVVVETRGRISNLRSEYIRDLQAEFTQTEEELAASRQQLARSEDSLRASTLAAPTDGIVKNVRFSTIGGVVRAGEEVLQIVPVGEKLIIETRVPPRDIAFVKTGQTARVNFDAYDNSIYGSATGNVVFISPDTLTEQSENGSSETYYRVNLEVDTATMRQVEGRDLINLQAGMTATAEILTGKSTVWAYLTKPILKTASDSMQER; from the coding sequence GTGAATACATTGCTCCGCCCTGCCACTCTGATCATCATTACAATCTCCGCGCTTTTGGTGGGTTTCATCGCGTGGTCGCAATGGGCCGAGCTGGATCAGGTGACGCGCGCTCCTGGTAAGGTGGTGCCGTTCGCCCGGGTGCAAATTGTACAAAGCGAACAAGACGGCGCGATTACCCAAATTGCCGTGCGCGAAGGAGAAGCGGTTACCGCCGGTCAATTGCTGGTTGAATTGGATAAGGTTCAACTTGAAGCCGCTGTGCGCGAATCCCGGGTGAAGGTCGCCGCTTTGGAAAGTCGGATGGCGCGGATCAACGCGGAATTGTTCGACCGACCTTTGACGTTCCCGAGCTCGCTCGATGATTTTGACGAATTCGTCGCGAACCAACGTCAATTGTTTCAACGCCGTCGTGCCGCGCTTCAATCGGAATTGGCGACGCTTTCCAGCCTGGCCGAATTGCAACAGCAGGAATTGGATCTCAACATGCCGTTGTTGGATACGGGCGATGTGGCCCGATCCGAAATCATCCGGATGCAACGGGTGGTGGTTGAAACGCGGGGACGCATTTCGAATTTGCGATCAGAATACATCCGGGATCTACAGGCGGAATTCACGCAGACCGAAGAAGAACTGGCCGCATCGCGTCAGCAACTGGCCCGCTCCGAAGACAGTCTGCGTGCATCCACCTTGGCTGCGCCAACCGATGGCATTGTGAAGAACGTCCGATTTTCGACCATTGGTGGCGTGGTGCGGGCAGGCGAAGAGGTTTTGCAGATCGTTCCGGTTGGCGAAAAGTTGATCATCGAAACGCGGGTGCCGCCGCGCGACATCGCCTTTGTCAAAACCGGCCAAACGGCGCGTGTGAATTTTGATGCTTATGACAATTCGATTTACGGATCGGCGACCGGCAACGTGGTTTTCATCAGCCCGGACACATTGACCGAGCAAAGCGAGAACGGGTCGAGCGAGACCTATTATCGCGTCAATCTTGAGGTGGACACTGCCACGATGAGGCAAGTTGAAGGTCGCGATTTGATCAACCTTCAAGCCGGAATGACCGCGACGGCAGAGATACTCACCGGCAAATCGACGGTGTGGGCCTATCTCACCAAGCCCATTTTGAAGACAGCATCGGATTCAATGCAAGAACGTTGA
- a CDS encoding TolC family protein produces the protein MPRFSTRYSQMRAGFAAAFACVVAMQPASAQDEQYGPVLDPATEALVDASVEQVPASIPAPLAQAVARSLEQSPIVLAGLAELAALEADLRTARWQRYPNLSAELLAATGGSNVAETDGLAVNVALEQPLWAGGAINSQVDAARFNVDVGRNALREARFNILFAVIQSYYDALLAFERVKVLETGLAEHRILVGSIERRVRQEVSPLADLTLARSRLTQLEVELTTAREIGQNSMLRLREFVGADVNRPVFGSSTDADNVPVQPIAMQEMMACSPSLDRLRSQIDVAQAQASTARRSLFPQVLFQVSQNEITGARAAIVLRAQTGNGLSRLSAADSAEARVDQAVAELGQADREGRTRLGIEYITLRSNQQRAEAGSEASQAAGDLLASYRRQFVAGRRSWLDVLNAAREVTTARAAESDARVNAAASATRIFALSCRWRPLGL, from the coding sequence ATGCCCCGTTTTTCAACCAGATATTCGCAAATGCGCGCCGGTTTTGCCGCCGCGTTTGCGTGCGTTGTGGCTATGCAGCCGGCTTCTGCTCAGGATGAACAATACGGCCCAGTCTTAGATCCTGCGACGGAGGCATTAGTCGATGCATCGGTTGAACAGGTGCCCGCATCCATCCCGGCACCGCTGGCGCAGGCGGTCGCGCGATCCTTGGAACAAAGCCCCATCGTGTTGGCGGGCCTTGCCGAACTGGCGGCATTGGAAGCCGATTTGCGCACTGCGCGGTGGCAGCGATATCCCAATCTTTCGGCTGAATTGTTGGCCGCAACCGGTGGTTCGAACGTTGCCGAGACCGATGGACTGGCAGTGAATGTCGCCTTGGAGCAACCGCTTTGGGCGGGTGGCGCAATCAACAGCCAAGTGGACGCCGCAAGGTTCAATGTTGATGTCGGGCGCAATGCGCTGCGTGAGGCGCGCTTCAACATTTTGTTCGCCGTGATTCAGTCTTATTACGATGCGCTGCTGGCGTTTGAACGGGTCAAAGTGTTGGAAACGGGATTGGCAGAGCACCGTATTTTGGTCGGGTCAATCGAACGTCGCGTCCGACAGGAAGTGTCACCTCTTGCCGATCTAACTTTGGCGCGATCCCGCCTCACACAGCTGGAGGTGGAATTGACCACGGCGCGGGAAATCGGACAGAATTCGATGCTCCGATTGCGCGAATTTGTTGGCGCGGATGTTAATCGTCCGGTGTTCGGATCATCTACAGATGCCGACAATGTTCCGGTTCAACCGATCGCGATGCAGGAAATGATGGCATGCTCGCCCTCACTCGATCGGCTGCGCAGTCAAATCGATGTGGCGCAAGCGCAGGCAAGCACAGCCCGGCGTAGCCTTTTCCCTCAGGTTTTGTTTCAGGTATCTCAGAATGAGATAACCGGCGCCCGTGCTGCGATCGTATTGCGTGCGCAAACTGGCAATGGTCTGTCGCGCCTCTCCGCCGCCGACAGCGCAGAAGCGCGCGTCGATCAAGCGGTGGCGGAATTGGGGCAGGCGGATCGCGAAGGGCGCACTCGATTGGGGATCGAATACATCACGTTAAGATCGAACCAACAGCGCGCCGAAGCAGGGTCTGAGGCAAGCCAAGCCGCTGGAGATTTGCTCGCGAGTTATCGTCGTCAGTTTGTCGCCGGGCGTCGCAGTTGGCTTGATGTGTTGAATGCCGCTAGAGAAGTCACCACCGCGCGCGCTGCGGAAAGCGACGCGCGGGTGAACGCCGCGGCAAGCGCGACAAGGATTTTTGCCTTGTCATGCCGTTGGCGACCATTGGGGTTGTAA
- a CDS encoding VIT domain-containing protein, producing MKTLTRLIAILALTLLPAAAVSSPTNSANPSVRALINGIENGAEQPDITVSEFSVTIDQNGTMAEVEIDALLTNPSNNQVEARVAMQLPRDAVLTGYKLDIEGVMIPGSLIDQPKAQQIYEDEVRGTVDPGLAEISSRNEFSTRIYPILPNNSRRISLTFVTPIDTAEGLSIPLEIDGDVGSFRLSATANGVAEAPTITLSGLDPVQMTREGQSYVSAPYVLADTQLSGSLQLSGVDPISEAVASRHENGDVFFTISDDYTAVDLSEDPPESVRVYWDVSRSRADALVETERAVLTQFLNDTAPNSVEVITFSSATPKLTRFTGAQIDDLDAFLGSQIYRGATSFANVSTATRGDADLCILFSDGDASLNLSERFNVDCPLIAIASGANVNAQRLNLIAQDNGGKALFMDAQNSQDILSQMRTLPVGIVSIRDRGGNRLQYRALTAANGRWSVVGKLGEWDEVTVRLSGTRRNERRRTYRINTRNADGHNAAGALWASQEVNRLSDNPVDRDAMRVLAERFQVASPTMAFLVLEQPDQYLAADIEPPSGFGDQWLKQYQTQKYAREQERSNAREERLSFVVSEWEETKDWWNRKFDQDAVIQRVQQSDVQSLPVAVSEAATDAAAEAEPRSPPLLAPSPPPPPPPPGEYGGYYGDGDEDTIVVTGTRRAVSNLDAASPIAVVGADIGLQEAQAESGLVTTGNRANGAAPGNALQVDLANVLNDRPYLQALDAAKPEQLLEVLSQQEEKYGSAPGYYLDVAEWFRLKGDDELARQLVLSALDLRTSDDETLLIVAFRLERDGDFDTAIELLETLNARIEYRTQPKRILALTLAARARQSEGAQRKDDLERAFELLSEVILAPTDGRYEGLETVALMEINSLIPLIEAAGGSWSLDPRLIATLDTDIRVVVEWTSADADLDLHILEPSSENVFYGNQRSQLGGKLSNDMTSGYGPEEYVMRNAFTGGYEISVHGFSGDRINPNGPGRAMVRLIRNFARADQSEQLIDAEVGFDRSNRDENDRTIATIEVEN from the coding sequence ATGAAAACTCTGACTCGATTGATCGCCATCTTGGCCCTCACATTGTTGCCGGCGGCCGCCGTGTCGAGCCCCACGAATTCTGCCAACCCATCGGTGCGCGCGCTTATCAACGGGATCGAGAACGGCGCGGAACAGCCGGACATCACTGTATCCGAATTCTCTGTCACAATAGATCAGAACGGCACGATGGCCGAAGTGGAAATCGATGCACTTTTAACCAACCCATCGAACAATCAGGTCGAAGCGCGCGTTGCGATGCAATTGCCCCGTGATGCGGTGTTGACCGGATACAAGCTCGATATTGAAGGGGTGATGATCCCCGGAAGCTTGATCGATCAACCCAAAGCGCAGCAAATTTACGAAGATGAAGTGCGCGGCACCGTTGATCCGGGCCTTGCCGAAATTTCGAGCCGGAACGAATTTTCTACCCGGATTTACCCCATCCTGCCCAACAACAGCAGGCGCATCTCGCTCACATTCGTCACCCCAATTGATACAGCGGAGGGCCTTTCGATTCCGCTTGAGATTGACGGCGATGTGGGATCGTTCCGGTTAAGCGCGACAGCGAACGGCGTCGCCGAAGCGCCCACAATCACCCTTTCCGGATTGGACCCGGTGCAAATGACGCGCGAAGGGCAATCCTATGTCAGCGCGCCCTATGTCTTGGCCGACACCCAATTGTCCGGCTCGCTGCAATTGTCCGGCGTTGATCCAATCAGCGAAGCCGTTGCCTCACGCCATGAAAACGGCGATGTGTTTTTCACCATCAGCGACGATTACACCGCCGTTGATCTTTCCGAGGATCCGCCCGAAAGCGTGCGCGTGTATTGGGATGTGTCGCGATCCCGCGCGGATGCATTGGTCGAAACAGAACGCGCGGTTTTGACGCAATTCCTAAACGACACCGCGCCCAATTCTGTCGAAGTGATCACTTTCTCAAGTGCCACCCCAAAACTGACCCGCTTTACCGGCGCGCAAATCGATGACCTCGATGCGTTCTTGGGCTCACAAATCTATCGCGGTGCGACCAGTTTTGCGAATGTTTCAACCGCCACACGCGGTGACGCCGATCTCTGCATTCTGTTCAGCGATGGTGACGCATCGTTGAACCTATCGGAACGCTTCAACGTCGATTGCCCTTTGATCGCAATCGCGAGCGGGGCCAACGTCAACGCACAACGGCTCAACCTCATTGCCCAGGACAATGGCGGGAAAGCGTTGTTCATGGACGCGCAAAATTCCCAAGATATCCTGTCGCAAATGCGAACCTTGCCAGTGGGGATCGTTTCGATCCGCGATCGCGGGGGCAATCGCTTGCAATATCGCGCTCTGACAGCGGCTAATGGTCGCTGGAGCGTCGTTGGCAAATTGGGCGAATGGGATGAGGTCACCGTACGTCTTTCGGGAACCCGTCGCAATGAACGGCGACGGACCTATCGCATCAACACACGCAACGCCGATGGCCACAACGCCGCCGGTGCATTGTGGGCGTCGCAGGAAGTGAATCGCCTATCGGACAACCCGGTAGACCGCGATGCAATGCGAGTTTTGGCCGAACGATTCCAAGTCGCAAGTCCGACGATGGCGTTTCTGGTGTTGGAACAGCCAGACCAATATTTGGCCGCCGATATCGAACCGCCAAGTGGCTTTGGCGACCAGTGGTTGAAACAGTATCAAACGCAAAAATATGCACGTGAACAAGAGCGCAGCAATGCCCGCGAAGAGCGGCTTTCGTTTGTTGTATCCGAATGGGAAGAAACGAAAGACTGGTGGAACAGAAAATTCGATCAAGACGCTGTAATCCAGCGAGTGCAGCAATCGGATGTCCAATCGCTGCCAGTCGCTGTCAGCGAAGCGGCAACGGACGCTGCTGCCGAAGCTGAACCGCGGTCGCCGCCTTTATTGGCACCGTCTCCTCCGCCGCCACCGCCACCGCCTGGTGAGTATGGCGGATATTATGGCGACGGAGACGAAGACACCATTGTTGTGACCGGCACACGGCGGGCCGTTAGCAATCTGGATGCTGCATCACCAATCGCCGTGGTCGGTGCCGATATCGGATTGCAAGAAGCGCAGGCGGAATCGGGCCTTGTTACGACAGGCAATCGCGCAAACGGCGCAGCGCCGGGCAATGCGTTGCAAGTGGACCTTGCCAATGTCCTCAATGATCGCCCCTATCTTCAAGCCTTGGACGCGGCCAAACCGGAACAATTGTTGGAGGTCTTGTCACAGCAAGAAGAGAAATATGGCAGCGCGCCGGGCTATTACCTCGATGTAGCGGAGTGGTTTCGATTGAAGGGCGATGACGAATTGGCCCGGCAATTGGTGCTGTCGGCGCTCGACCTTCGGACCAGCGATGATGAAACCTTGTTGATCGTAGCCTTTAGGCTCGAACGCGATGGCGACTTCGACACTGCGATTGAGTTGTTGGAAACGTTAAACGCTCGGATCGAATATCGCACCCAACCCAAGCGGATCCTTGCTCTCACCTTGGCTGCGCGGGCGCGGCAATCGGAGGGTGCCCAACGCAAAGATGATCTGGAGCGAGCGTTTGAATTGCTGTCTGAGGTGATCCTTGCCCCTACCGACGGGCGGTATGAGGGGCTTGAAACCGTCGCATTGATGGAAATCAATTCTTTAATCCCATTGATCGAGGCTGCGGGCGGCTCATGGTCTCTTGATCCCCGTCTGATTGCAACGCTCGACACCGATATTCGGGTGGTGGTCGAATGGACCAGCGCGGATGCCGACCTCGATCTCCACATTCTCGAACCATCAAGTGAGAACGTCTTTTACGGGAATCAACGCAGTCAATTGGGCGGGAAATTGTCAAATGACATGACCAGCGGATACGGCCCCGAAGAATATGTGATGCGCAACGCCTTTACCGGCGGCTACGAAATCAGCGTTCACGGGTTTAGCGGCGACCGGATCAATCCCAACGGACCGGGCCGCGCTATGGTTCGTTTAATCCGCAATTTTGCCCGTGCGGATCAATCGGAACAATTGATCGATGCCGAAGTCGGTTTTGACCGTTCAAATCGGGATGAAAACGACCGTACAATCGCGACGATCGAAGTCGAGAATTAG
- a CDS encoding outer membrane protein assembly factor BamD, which produces MKKTIRTRLTRATLMGAAFATLAACGGGAADKDVAYVARDVESLYAEAQRRLDGGNTVLAAALFDEVERQHPYSPWARRAQLMSAFSYYIARDYNKAIQNSQRFLSIHPGNKDAPYAYYLIALSYYEQISDVNRDQSITEQAQIALREVNRRFPQTEYAADARLKLDLVSDHLAGKEMEIGRYYQRSGRWLAAALRFRNVVEEYETTSHTPEALYRLTESSLALGIREEAVKYAAVLGANYPGTEWYEKAFELVEDHAGDVTAS; this is translated from the coding sequence ATGAAAAAGACGATCCGCACTCGCCTAACGCGCGCCACCTTGATGGGCGCCGCTTTTGCCACACTCGCAGCCTGTGGAGGCGGCGCGGCCGATAAAGACGTGGCGTATGTCGCACGCGACGTCGAATCGCTCTATGCAGAGGCGCAAAGGCGGCTTGATGGGGGCAACACGGTTCTTGCAGCGGCGCTGTTTGACGAAGTTGAACGCCAACACCCATATTCGCCATGGGCACGCCGCGCCCAGTTGATGAGCGCGTTCAGCTATTACATCGCCCGCGATTACAACAAAGCGATCCAAAACTCTCAACGGTTCTTGTCGATCCACCCAGGCAACAAAGACGCACCCTATGCCTATTACCTGATCGCGCTGTCATATTATGAACAGATAAGTGATGTGAATCGCGATCAATCGATCACGGAACAGGCGCAAATCGCTCTGCGTGAAGTGAACCGCCGTTTCCCGCAAACCGAATATGCGGCCGATGCCCGGTTGAAACTCGACTTGGTTTCCGATCACCTAGCCGGCAAAGAAATGGAAATCGGGCGGTATTATCAACGGTCAGGCCGCTGGTTGGCCGCGGCATTACGGTTCCGCAACGTTGTCGAAGAATACGAAACAACAAGCCATACGCCCGAAGCTCTCTACCGTTTGACGGAAAGCAGTTTGGCGTTGGGCATCCGCGAAGAAGCGGTCAAATACGCTGCCGTGCTGGGCGCCAATTACCCGGGCACCGAATGGTATGAAAAGGCGTTTGAATTGGTCGAAGATCATGCCGGCGACGTGACCGCATCCTAA
- a CDS encoding ATP-binding cassette domain-containing protein produces MSSDILEALERYARARRTTLPPHWDADIRAALADRYLPEDATALEAVRTELEWEPPTQIGGRPRADELPLLVHDPDQGWVVALQWVGEDELALLGHAQPLVWTEEQTFFMVSVPDPLRRDGVSAFGVFSSAIKRRSRVLVIAAIATVFANILTLATSLYAMQLYDRVIPLASFETLFVLTAGVLFALVLDLTLRSLRAILIEAEAQNIDKEVSEFFFARAQAIRLDARPQGVGTMAAQIQGQEQIRQVMSASSLFVFADLPFAIFFILVIAGIGGSIALVPVISLPIALLLAFLLAMVIRKGAERSQVTGNQKNGLLVEMLDASETVKANLGGWQMISRWNRLIREVHHFEDPVKRASAVSGTLFSSLQQTTYVAVMGFGAYLAATGQITTGGLLACSIIVGRINGPLIAQLPNLIVQWGYARSSLKALDGLLQFPVERTSESGGLRPESMSGPITIKAAAFAYDDAPPAVDVAQLQIKPGERVALIGGVGAGKSTLLKLIAGLYSPQTGSVAVNGIDLGQISEDIARRQIGYLSQNARLVRGSLRDSLTMGLGHIDDAALIATAKATGLETLFSDQKRGLDIQMQEGGAGLSGGQRALVGINRLIHARPRIWLLDEPTAALDVNSEKSALDAVKAAMRDDDILIMATHKLPLIERFSRVVVMANGQVISSEPSTDFIKRFRETAELRKSKAQETKQSSGMITTKIGRGKKP; encoded by the coding sequence GTGAGTTCTGACATCCTCGAAGCGCTGGAGCGCTATGCGCGTGCCCGGCGAACAACTTTGCCGCCGCATTGGGATGCCGATATTCGCGCTGCGTTGGCCGACCGGTATTTGCCCGAAGACGCCACCGCGCTTGAAGCGGTTCGGACCGAATTGGAATGGGAACCGCCGACCCAGATTGGCGGCCGGCCACGCGCAGATGAATTGCCTTTATTGGTGCACGACCCGGATCAAGGTTGGGTCGTGGCCCTGCAATGGGTGGGCGAAGATGAACTCGCTTTGTTGGGACACGCACAACCATTGGTTTGGACGGAGGAACAAACCTTTTTCATGGTTAGTGTCCCCGACCCATTGCGCCGCGATGGCGTGAGCGCGTTTGGCGTTTTCTCAAGCGCGATCAAACGGCGCAGCCGTGTTTTGGTCATCGCCGCGATAGCCACCGTCTTTGCCAATATTTTGACGCTGGCGACCTCGCTCTACGCGATGCAATTGTATGACCGGGTGATCCCGCTGGCGAGTTTTGAAACGCTCTTTGTTCTGACGGCTGGTGTGCTTTTCGCACTGGTGCTGGACCTGACTCTGCGCAGTCTGCGCGCAATCTTGATCGAGGCAGAGGCGCAGAACATCGACAAGGAAGTGTCTGAATTCTTCTTTGCCAGAGCGCAGGCGATACGTCTTGATGCGCGGCCGCAAGGCGTCGGGACAATGGCCGCACAAATCCAAGGTCAAGAACAAATCCGCCAAGTGATGTCGGCCAGCTCGCTATTCGTGTTTGCCGATTTGCCGTTTGCGATCTTCTTCATTCTTGTCATCGCTGGTATCGGCGGCAGCATCGCGCTGGTGCCCGTTATTAGCCTTCCGATCGCGCTCCTTTTGGCGTTCTTACTGGCGATGGTTATTCGCAAAGGCGCTGAACGATCACAGGTGACCGGCAATCAAAAAAATGGCCTTTTGGTCGAAATGCTCGACGCATCCGAAACGGTGAAGGCCAATTTGGGCGGCTGGCAAATGATCAGCCGTTGGAATCGCCTGATCCGCGAGGTTCACCATTTCGAAGATCCGGTGAAACGCGCATCGGCTGTATCAGGGACGCTTTTTTCTAGCCTTCAGCAAACGACCTATGTGGCGGTCATGGGTTTTGGTGCTTACCTTGCGGCAACAGGTCAGATCACAACCGGCGGCTTGTTGGCCTGTTCAATAATTGTGGGACGGATCAATGGGCCGTTGATTGCCCAATTGCCGAACTTAATCGTTCAATGGGGCTATGCGCGCTCGTCTCTAAAGGCGCTGGATGGATTGCTGCAATTTCCAGTAGAGCGGACATCAGAAAGCGGTGGCCTACGACCGGAAAGCATGTCTGGGCCGATCACCATCAAAGCGGCGGCATTCGCCTATGACGATGCGCCACCGGCGGTCGATGTTGCGCAATTGCAGATCAAGCCGGGCGAACGGGTCGCGTTGATTGGCGGCGTTGGCGCGGGTAAATCAACTTTGCTTAAACTGATTGCTGGGCTGTATTCGCCGCAAACGGGTTCGGTCGCGGTGAACGGCATCGATCTTGGCCAAATTTCTGAAGACATCGCCCGCCGTCAAATCGGGTATTTGTCACAGAACGCACGGCTTGTGCGGGGCAGTTTACGCGACAGTTTGACGATGGGGCTGGGTCATATTGACGATGCGGCTTTGATCGCAACCGCAAAGGCGACCGGTTTGGAAACCTTGTTTTCCGATCAAAAACGCGGACTGGATATCCAAATGCAAGAGGGCGGCGCGGGGCTTTCTGGTGGGCAGAGGGCCTTGGTTGGGATCAACCGTTTGATCCATGCTCGCCCACGAATTTGGCTTCTCGATGAACCGACTGCGGCGTTAGACGTGAACAGCGAAAAATCAGCATTGGACGCGGTAAAAGCGGCCATGCGGGATGATGATATTTTGATTATGGCCACGCATAAACTTCCGTTGATAGAGAGGTTTTCGCGCGTGGTGGTGATGGCAAACGGACAAGTCATCAGCAGCGAACCATCGACGGATTTCATCAAGCGGTTCCGCGAAACTGCTGAACTGCGAAAGAGCAAAGCGCAAGAAACCAAGCAAAGCAGCGGTATGATCACCACCAAAATTGGCAGAGGCAAGAAGCCGTGA
- a CDS encoding ATP-binding cassette domain-containing protein: MSQQPLIELEGITKVFGSGPAAFQALKGVDLTIDHGQFVAIMGPSGSGKSTTMNILGCLDVPTRGKFKFRGVEVQRLNRDQRSLLRRRYLGFVFQGFNLLSRTTALENVELPLLYRGEKKSVRRAAAMHALDQVGLAPWATHTPAELSGGQQQRVAIARALVSDPNVLLADEPTGNLDSERSVEIMELLRKLNSDGITVIMVTHEEEMAAFAKTIVHFRDGLVDRIERGTMSEEPVAGEAV; the protein is encoded by the coding sequence CTTTGAAGGGTGTCGATCTGACGATCGATCATGGTCAATTCGTTGCGATCATGGGTCCATCGGGATCGGGTAAATCGACCACGATGAACATTCTTGGCTGTCTTGACGTACCCACGCGTGGGAAATTCAAGTTTCGCGGGGTCGAGGTACAGCGTTTGAACCGCGATCAACGCAGCCTATTGCGGCGTCGTTATCTTGGATTTGTGTTCCAAGGGTTCAACTTGCTGTCGCGCACAACCGCGCTTGAAAATGTTGAATTGCCTTTGTTGTACCGGGGGGAGAAGAAATCCGTCCGGCGCGCCGCCGCGATGCACGCGCTTGATCAGGTCGGCCTTGCCCCTTGGGCGACGCACACTCCGGCAGAATTGTCAGGCGGTCAGCAGCAACGGGTTGCGATTGCGCGTGCGCTTGTTTCTGATCCGAATGTGTTGTTGGCGGACGAACCGACCGGCAACCTAGATAGCGAAAGATCGGTTGAGATCATGGAATTGCTGCGCAAGCTGAATTCCGATGGGATCACGGTCATCATGGTCACGCACGAAGAAGAAATGGCGGCTTTTGCCAAAACGATCGTGCATTTCCGGGATGGCTTGGTTGATCGAATTGAACGCGGAACCATGAGCGAAGAACCCGTCGCAGGGGAGGCTGTCTGA